In Haliaeetus albicilla chromosome 12, bHalAlb1.1, whole genome shotgun sequence, a genomic segment contains:
- the NHERF1 gene encoding Na(+)/H(+) exchange regulatory cofactor NHE-RF1 isoform X1: MSSGGSSTAGPAARLCRLERGPDGYGFHLHGEKGKPGQFIRLVEAGSPAERSGLRAGDRLLEVDGENVERESHQQVVERIRAAAGAVSLLVVDPLADEQLQKRGGPGTEPPVGGGQAAPEPAEPPAREPSGGQREELRPRLCCMKKGPNGYGFNLHSDKSRPGQYVRAIDPDSPAEAAGLAPQDRIIEVNGVCMEGKQHADVVAAIKAGGDETRLLVVDVLTDEFFKKCKVVPSEEHLAGPLPEPVANGDLGKEDENGGDSQSNSVSESPSSPGLLAVSPDSGETHSEPDMQEGDKRHSASGSLLDLDIPLAVAKERAHQKRTSKRAPQMDWSKKNELFSNL, encoded by the exons ATgagcagcggcggcagcagcacGGCGGGCCCCGCGGCGCGGCTGTGCCGCCTGGAGCGGGGGCCGGACGGCTACGGCTTCCACCTGCACGGCGAGAAGGGCAAGCCGGGCCAGTTCATCCGGCTGGTGGAGGCGGGCTCGCCGGCCGAGCGCTCGGGGCTGCGGGCCGGGGACCGGCTGCTGGAGGTGGACGGCGAGAACGTGGAGCGGGAGAGCCATCAGCAGGTGGTGGAGCGCAtccgcgccgccgccggtgCCGTCAGCCTCCTCGTCGTGGACCCGCTGGCCGACGAGCAGCTGCAGaagcggggcgggccggggacCGAGCCCCCCGTGGGCGGCGGGCAGGCGGCCCCGGAGCCGGCGGAGCCCCCGGCGCGGGAGCCCAGCGGCGGCCAGCGG GAGGAACTGCGGCCCCGGCTCTGCTGCATGAAGAAGGGTCCCAATGGCTACGGCTTCAACCTGCACAGCGACAAGAGCCGCCCAGGGCAGTACGTGCGTGCCATCGACCCCGATTCACCGGCTGAGGCGGCGGGGCTGGCCCCCCAGGACCGCATCATCGAG GTGAACGGGGTGTGCATGGAGGGCAAGCAGCATGCCGATGTGGTGGCAGCCATCAAGGCGGGCGGTGATGAGACCAGGCTGCTGGTGGTGGATGTCCTCACGGATGAGTTCTTCAAGAAGTGCAAGGTGGTGCCCTCGGAGGAGCACCTGGCag GTCCCTTGCCAGAACCAGTTGCCAATGGTGATCTAGGGAAG gAAGATGAAAATGGTGGAGACTCACAGTCCAACTCAGTGTCCGAGAGCCCGTCCAGTCCCGGGCTGCTGGCTGTGTCCCCCGATTCTGGAGAGACCCACAGCGAG CCTGACATGCAGGAGGGTGACAAGCGCCATTCAGCATCCGGCTCCCTCCTCGACCTTGACATCCCGCTGGCCGTGGCCAAGGAACGGGCACACCAGAAGCGTACCAGCAAGCGGGCACCCCAGATGGACTGGAGCAAGAAAAATGAACTGTTCAGCAACCTGTGA
- the NHERF1 gene encoding Na(+)/H(+) exchange regulatory cofactor NHE-RF1 isoform X2, with protein MSSGGSSTAGPAARLCRLERGPDGYGFHLHGEKGKPGQFIRLVEAGSPAERSGLRAGDRLLEVDGENVERESHQQVVERIRAAAGAVSLLVVDPLADEQLQKRGGPGTEPPVGGGQAAPEPAEPPAREPSGGQREELRPRLCCMKKGPNGYGFNLHSDKSRPGQYVRAIDPDSPAEAAGLAPQDRIIEVNGVCMEGKQHADVVAAIKAGGDETRLLVVDVLTDEFFKKCKVVPSEEHLAGPLPEPVANGDLGKENGGDSQSNSVSESPSSPGLLAVSPDSGETHSEPDMQEGDKRHSASGSLLDLDIPLAVAKERAHQKRTSKRAPQMDWSKKNELFSNL; from the exons ATgagcagcggcggcagcagcacGGCGGGCCCCGCGGCGCGGCTGTGCCGCCTGGAGCGGGGGCCGGACGGCTACGGCTTCCACCTGCACGGCGAGAAGGGCAAGCCGGGCCAGTTCATCCGGCTGGTGGAGGCGGGCTCGCCGGCCGAGCGCTCGGGGCTGCGGGCCGGGGACCGGCTGCTGGAGGTGGACGGCGAGAACGTGGAGCGGGAGAGCCATCAGCAGGTGGTGGAGCGCAtccgcgccgccgccggtgCCGTCAGCCTCCTCGTCGTGGACCCGCTGGCCGACGAGCAGCTGCAGaagcggggcgggccggggacCGAGCCCCCCGTGGGCGGCGGGCAGGCGGCCCCGGAGCCGGCGGAGCCCCCGGCGCGGGAGCCCAGCGGCGGCCAGCGG GAGGAACTGCGGCCCCGGCTCTGCTGCATGAAGAAGGGTCCCAATGGCTACGGCTTCAACCTGCACAGCGACAAGAGCCGCCCAGGGCAGTACGTGCGTGCCATCGACCCCGATTCACCGGCTGAGGCGGCGGGGCTGGCCCCCCAGGACCGCATCATCGAG GTGAACGGGGTGTGCATGGAGGGCAAGCAGCATGCCGATGTGGTGGCAGCCATCAAGGCGGGCGGTGATGAGACCAGGCTGCTGGTGGTGGATGTCCTCACGGATGAGTTCTTCAAGAAGTGCAAGGTGGTGCCCTCGGAGGAGCACCTGGCag GTCCCTTGCCAGAACCAGTTGCCAATGGTGATCTAGGGAAGG AAAATGGTGGAGACTCACAGTCCAACTCAGTGTCCGAGAGCCCGTCCAGTCCCGGGCTGCTGGCTGTGTCCCCCGATTCTGGAGAGACCCACAGCGAG CCTGACATGCAGGAGGGTGACAAGCGCCATTCAGCATCCGGCTCCCTCCTCGACCTTGACATCCCGCTGGCCGTGGCCAAGGAACGGGCACACCAGAAGCGTACCAGCAAGCGGGCACCCCAGATGGACTGGAGCAAGAAAAATGAACTGTTCAGCAACCTGTGA